One genomic window of Brienomyrus brachyistius isolate T26 chromosome 16, BBRACH_0.4, whole genome shotgun sequence includes the following:
- the LOC125710092 gene encoding elastin-like isoform X5, which yields MAVHEGVLVLLLLLGCSCEAQLKSGFLVKTPQVAAVYQNGLGAPQVVAAGYQVGAGAPQVSSTGFQVGVGAPQVASTGYQVGVGAPQVASTGFQVGVGAPQVASTGFQVGVGAPQVASTGYQAGVGATKLGATGYQVGVGATKLGATGYQVGVGATKLGATGYQVGVGAPQVASTGFLVGAGATKVGATGYQVGVGAPQVGPAGFQVGVGAPQVASTGFQVGVGAPQVASTGFLVGAGATKVGATGYQVGVGAPQVASTGYQVGVGAPQVASTGFQVGVGATKVGATGYQVGVGATKVGATGYQVGVGAPQVSSTGYQVGVGAPQVASTGFQVGVGAPQVGATGFQVGVGGTGYQVGVGAPQVASTGFQVGVGAPQVASTGYQVGVGAPQVASTGFQVGVGAPQVASTGYQVGVGATKLGATGYQVGAGAPQVASTGFQVGAGAPQVASTGFQAGVGAPQVASTGFQVGVGAPQVASTGFQVGVGAPQVASTGFQAGVGAPQVSSTNFQVGVGATKVGATGFQVGVGAPQVASTGFLVGAGATKVGVTGYLSKQAAPALVKSVTGMQVNPDSVRVVCGEDSVMVDVLQDLLAIGQLINASDITLGGCAPTGQDASGTVRLQSVLQACGSTLMMTADALVYSFALIYTPRGINGLPIVRTNGAVVGIECHYLRKQNVSSNALVPTWIPYYATMAAEAQLSFSLRLMDDAWQNERASNVYFLGSVLNIEASVLVGNSQPLRVFVDSCVATLVPDVTSVPSYAFVQNSGCLTDAKVTGSRSQFLPRKQDDKLQLQLDAFRFSQDGRSSLYITCSLRATVASVPVDSQHKACSFPLAANRWMSVDGNDQVCGCCDTSCGLAGVAGAQGTGVLGPIAIQQGPPTASQPGQLYILKG from the exons ATGGCAGTGCATGAGGGGGTATTAGTGCTGCTTCTTCTTTTAGGTTGCAGCTGTGAAGCTCAACTGAAGTCTGGGTTTCTTGTGAAGACCCCTCAAGTGGCTGCAGTTTATCAAAATGGAttaggtgctccccaggtggtggcagctggctatcaggttggcgcaggggctccccaggtgtcttcgaccggcttccaggttggcgtaggggctccccaggtggcttcgaccggctatcaggttggcgtaggggctccccaggtggcttcgaccggcttccaggttggcgtaggggctccccaggtggcttcgaccggcttccaggttggcgtaggggctccccaggtggcttcgaccggctatcaggCTGGCGTAGGGGCAACCAAGTTGGgggcgaccggctatcaggttggcgtaggggcaaCCAAGTTGGgggcgaccggctatcaggttggcgtaggggcaaCCAAGTTGGgggcgaccggctatcag gttggcgtaggggctccccaggtggcttcgaccggctTCCTGGTTGGCGCAGGGGCTACCAAGGTGGgggcgaccggctatcaggttggtgtaggggctccccaggtggggccggccggcttccaggttggcgtaggggctccccaggtggcttcgaccggcttccaggttggcgtaggggctccccaggtggcttcgaccggctTCCTGGTTGGCGCAGGGGCTACCAAGGTGGgggcgaccggctatcaggttggcgtaggggctccccag gtggcttcgaccggctatcaggttggcgtaggggctccccaggtggcttcgaccggcttccag gttggcgtaggggctaccAAGGTGGgggcgaccggctatcaggttggcgtaggggctaccAAGGTGGgggcgaccggctatcag gttggcgtaggggctccccaggtgtcttcgactggctatcaggttggcgtaggggctccccaggtggcttcgactggcttccaggttggcgtaggggctccccaggtgggggcgaccggcttccaggttggcgtgggggggaccggctatcaggttggcgtaggggctccccag gtggcttcgaccggcttccaggttggcgtaggggctccccaggtggcttcgaccggctatcaggttggcgtaggggctccccaggtggcttcgaccggcttccaggttggcgtaggggctccccaggtggcttcgaccggctatcaggttggcgtaggggcaaCCAAGTTGGgggcgaccggctatcaggttggcgcaggggctccccaggtggcttcgaccggcttccag gttggcgcaggggctccccaggtggcttcgaccggcttccaggctggcgtaggggctccccaggtggcttcgaccggcttccaggttggcgtaggggctccccaggtggcttcgaccggcttccaggttggcgtaggggctccccaggtggcttcgaccggcttccag gctggcgtaggggctccccaggtgtcttcgaccaacttccaggttggcgtaggggctaccAAGGTGGGGgcgaccggcttccaggttggcgtaggggctccccaggtggcttcgaccggctTCCTGGTTGGCGCAGGGGCTACCAAGGTGGGGGTGACCGGCTATCTGAGCAAGCAAGCTGCTCCTGCTCTGGTTAAATCTGTGACTGGAATGCAAGTGAACCCTGATAGtgtgagggttgtatgtggggaGGATTCGGTTATGGTGGATGTGCTACAGGACCTTCTAGCTATTGGCCAGCTGATCAATGCTTCAGACATCACCCTTGGTGGTTGTGCACCCACTGGGCAGGATGCTTCTGGCACAGTGAGGCTTCAGTCTGTGCTGCAGGCCTGTGGAAGTACACTGATG ATGACTGCTGATGCCCTGGTCTATAGCTTTGCATTGATCTACACCCCCAGGGGTATTAATGGCCTccccattgtgaggaccaatggTGCTGTGGTTGGCATTGAGTGTCACTATTTGAG GAAGCAGAATGTGAGCAGCAATGCCCTGGTGCCAACCTGGATCCCCTACTATGCTACAATGGCGGCTGAGGCACAACTGAGTTTCTCACTGAGGCTGATGGATG ATGCATGGCAGAATGAGAGGGCCTCCAATGTGTACTTCCTGGGAAGTGTCCTGAACATTGAAGCCTCTGTCCTCGTGGGCAACAGTCAGCCCCTGCGTGTCTTTGTGGACAGCTGTGTGGCCACCTTGGTCCCTGATGTGACCTCTGTCCCTAGCTATGCCTTTGTGCAGAACTCTGG GTGCCTGACTGATGCCAAGGTGACAGGATCCCGCTCCCAGTTCCTGCCCAGAAAGCAGGATGACAAGCTGCAGCTTCAGCTGGATGCTTTCAGGTTCTCTCAGGATGGCAGGAGCTCA CTGTACATTACTTGCAGCCTGAGAGCAACAGTGGCTTCTGTGCCTGTGGATTCCCAACACAAGGCTTGTTCCTTCCCTCTTGCCGCCAACAG GTGGATGTCTGTGGATGGGAATGAccaggtgtgtggctgctgtGACACCAGCTGTGGGCTTGCAGGTGTAGCAG GTGCTCAAGGCACAGGTGTTCTGGGCCCCATTGCTATCCAACAGGGTCCTCCCACGGCTAGTCAGCCTGGACAGCTGTATATTCTGAAGGGATAG
- the LOC125710092 gene encoding elastin-like isoform X12, with protein MAVHEGVLVLLLLLGCSCEAQLKSGFLVKTPQVAAVYQNGLGAPQVVAAGYQVGAGAPQVSSTGFQVGVGAPQVASTGYQVGVGAPQVASTGFQVGVGAPQVASTGYQAGVGATKLGATGYQVGVGATKLGATGYQVGVGATKLGATGYQVGVGAPQVASTGFLVGAGATKVGATGYQVGVGAPQVGPAGFQVGVGAPQVASTGFQVGVGAPQVASTGFLVGAGATKVGATGYQVGVGAPQVASTGYQVGVGAPQVASTGFQVGAGAPQVASTGFQVGVGAPQVASTGFQAGVGGTKVGATGYQVGVGAPQVSSTGYQVGVGAPQVASTGFQVGVGAPQVGATGFQVGVGGTGYQVGVGAPQVASTGFQVGVGAPQVASTGYQVGVGAPQVASTGFQVGVGAPQVASTGYQVGVGATKLGATGYQVGAGAPQVASTGFQVGAGAPQVASTGFQAGVGAPQVASTGFQVGVGAPQVASTGFQVGVGAPQVASTGFQAGVGAPQVSSTNFQVGVGATKVGATGFQVGVGAPQVASTGFLVGAGATKVGVTGYLSKQAAPALVKSVTGMQVNPDSVRVVCGEDSVMVDVLQDLLAIGQLINASDITLGGCAPTGQDASGTVRLQSVLQACGSTLMMTADALVYSFALIYTPRGINGLPIVRTNGAVVGIECHYLRKQNVSSNALVPTWIPYYATMAAEAQLSFSLRLMDDAWQNERASNVYFLGSVLNIEASVLVGNSQPLRVFVDSCVATLVPDVTSVPSYAFVQNSGCLTDAKVTGSRSQFLPRKQDDKLQLQLDAFRFSQDGRSSLYITCSLRATVASVPVDSQHKACSFPLAANRWMSVDGNDQVCGCCDTSCGLAGVAGAQGTGVLGPIAIQQGPPTASQPGQLYILKG; from the exons ATGGCAGTGCATGAGGGGGTATTAGTGCTGCTTCTTCTTTTAGGTTGCAGCTGTGAAGCTCAACTGAAGTCTGGGTTTCTTGTGAAGACCCCTCAAGTGGCTGCAGTTTATCAAAATGGAttaggtgctccccaggtggtggcagctggctatcaggttggcgcaggggctccccaggtgtcttcgaccggcttccaggttggcgtaggggctccccaggtggcttcgaccggctatcag gttggcgtaggggctccccaggtggcttcgaccggcttccaggttggcgtaggggctccccaggtggcttcgaccggctatcaggCTGGCGTAGGGGCAACCAAGTTGGgggcgaccggctatcaggttggcgtaggggcaaCCAAGTTGGgggcgaccggctatcaggttggcgtaggggcaaCCAAGTTGGgggcgaccggctatcag gttggcgtaggggctccccaggtggcttcgaccggctTCCTGGTTGGCGCAGGGGCTACCAAGGTGGgggcgaccggctatcaggttggtgtaggggctccccaggtggggccggccggcttccaggttggcgtaggggctccccaggtggcttcgaccggcttccaggttggcgtaggggctccccaggtggcttcgaccggctTCCTGGTTGGCGCAGGGGCTACCAAGGTGGgggcgaccggctatcaggttggcgtaggggctccccag gtggcttcgaccggctatcaggttggcgtaggggctccccaggtggcttcgaccggcttccaggttggcgcaggggctccccaggtggcttcgaccggcttccaggttggcgtaggggctccccaggtggcttcgaccggctTCCAGGCTGGCGTAGGGGGTACCAAGGTGGgggcgaccggctatcag gttggcgtaggggctccccaggtgtcttcgactggctatcaggttggcgtaggggctccccaggtggcttcgactggcttccaggttggcgtaggggctccccaggtgggggcgaccggcttccaggttggcgtgggggggaccggctatcaggttggcgtaggggctccccag gtggcttcgaccggcttccaggttggcgtaggggctccccaggtggcttcgaccggctatcaggttggcgtaggggctccccaggtggcttcgaccggcttccaggttggcgtaggggctccccaggtggcttcgaccggctatcaggttggcgtaggggcaaCCAAGTTGGgggcgaccggctatcaggttggcgcaggggctccccaggtggcttcgaccggcttccag gttggcgcaggggctccccaggtggcttcgaccggcttccaggctggcgtaggggctccccaggtggcttcgaccggcttccaggttggcgtaggggctccccaggtggcttcgaccggcttccaggttggcgtaggggctccccaggtggcttcgaccggcttccag gctggcgtaggggctccccaggtgtcttcgaccaacttccaggttggcgtaggggctaccAAGGTGGGGgcgaccggcttccaggttggcgtaggggctccccaggtggcttcgaccggctTCCTGGTTGGCGCAGGGGCTACCAAGGTGGGGGTGACCGGCTATCTGAGCAAGCAAGCTGCTCCTGCTCTGGTTAAATCTGTGACTGGAATGCAAGTGAACCCTGATAGtgtgagggttgtatgtggggaGGATTCGGTTATGGTGGATGTGCTACAGGACCTTCTAGCTATTGGCCAGCTGATCAATGCTTCAGACATCACCCTTGGTGGTTGTGCACCCACTGGGCAGGATGCTTCTGGCACAGTGAGGCTTCAGTCTGTGCTGCAGGCCTGTGGAAGTACACTGATG ATGACTGCTGATGCCCTGGTCTATAGCTTTGCATTGATCTACACCCCCAGGGGTATTAATGGCCTccccattgtgaggaccaatggTGCTGTGGTTGGCATTGAGTGTCACTATTTGAG GAAGCAGAATGTGAGCAGCAATGCCCTGGTGCCAACCTGGATCCCCTACTATGCTACAATGGCGGCTGAGGCACAACTGAGTTTCTCACTGAGGCTGATGGATG ATGCATGGCAGAATGAGAGGGCCTCCAATGTGTACTTCCTGGGAAGTGTCCTGAACATTGAAGCCTCTGTCCTCGTGGGCAACAGTCAGCCCCTGCGTGTCTTTGTGGACAGCTGTGTGGCCACCTTGGTCCCTGATGTGACCTCTGTCCCTAGCTATGCCTTTGTGCAGAACTCTGG GTGCCTGACTGATGCCAAGGTGACAGGATCCCGCTCCCAGTTCCTGCCCAGAAAGCAGGATGACAAGCTGCAGCTTCAGCTGGATGCTTTCAGGTTCTCTCAGGATGGCAGGAGCTCA CTGTACATTACTTGCAGCCTGAGAGCAACAGTGGCTTCTGTGCCTGTGGATTCCCAACACAAGGCTTGTTCCTTCCCTCTTGCCGCCAACAG GTGGATGTCTGTGGATGGGAATGAccaggtgtgtggctgctgtGACACCAGCTGTGGGCTTGCAGGTGTAGCAG GTGCTCAAGGCACAGGTGTTCTGGGCCCCATTGCTATCCAACAGGGTCCTCCCACGGCTAGTCAGCCTGGACAGCTGTATATTCTGAAGGGATAG
- the LOC125710092 gene encoding elastin-like isoform X39, which yields MAVHEGVLVLLLLLGCSCEAQLKSGFLVKTPQVAAVYQNGLGAPQVVAAGYQVGVGAPQVASTGYQVGVGATKLGATGYQVGVGATKLGATGYQVGVGAPQVASTGFLVGAGATKVGATGYQVGVGAPQVGPAGFQVGVGAPQVASTGFQVGVGAPQVASTGFLVGAGATKVGATGYQVGVGAPQVASTGYQVGVGAPQVASTGFQVGAGAPQVASTGFQVGVGAPQVASTGFQAGVGGTKVGATGYQVGVGAPQVSSTGYQVGVGAPQVASTGFQVGVGAPQVGATGFQVGVGGTGYQVGVGAPQVASTGFQVGVGAPQVASTGYQVGVGAPQVASTGFQVGVGAPQVASTGYQVGVGATKLGATGYQVGAGAPQVASTGFQVGAGAPQVASTGFQAGVGAPQVASTGFQVGVGAPQVASTGFQVGVGAPQVASTGFQAGVGAPQVSSTNFQVGVGATKVGATGFQVGVGAPQVASTGFLVGAGATKVGVTGYLSKQAAPALVKSVTGMQVNPDSVRVVCGEDSVMVDVLQDLLAIGQLINASDITLGGCAPTGQDASGTVRLQSVLQACGSTLMMTADALVYSFALIYTPRGINGLPIVRTNGAVVGIECHYLRKQNVSSNALVPTWIPYYATMAAEAQLSFSLRLMDDAWQNERASNVYFLGSVLNIEASVLVGNSQPLRVFVDSCVATLVPDVTSVPSYAFVQNSGCLTDAKVTGSRSQFLPRKQDDKLQLQLDAFRFSQDGRSSLYITCSLRATVASVPVDSQHKACSFPLAANRWMSVDGNDQVCGCCDTSCGLAGVAGAQGTGVLGPIAIQQGPPTASQPGQLYILKG from the exons ATGGCAGTGCATGAGGGGGTATTAGTGCTGCTTCTTCTTTTAGGTTGCAGCTGTGAAGCTCAACTGAAGTCTGGGTTTCTTGTGAAGACCCCTCAAGTGGCTGCAGTTTATCAAAATGGAttaggtgctccccaggtggtggcagctggctatcag gttggcgtaggggctccccaggtggcttcgaccggctatcag gttggcgtaggggcaaCCAAGTTGGgggcgaccggctatcaggttggcgtaggggcaaCCAAGTTGGgggcgaccggctatcag gttggcgtaggggctccccaggtggcttcgaccggctTCCTGGTTGGCGCAGGGGCTACCAAGGTGGgggcgaccggctatcaggttggtgtaggggctccccaggtggggccggccggcttccaggttggcgtaggggctccccaggtggcttcgaccggcttccaggttggcgtaggggctccccaggtggcttcgaccggctTCCTGGTTGGCGCAGGGGCTACCAAGGTGGgggcgaccggctatcaggttggcgtaggggctccccag gtggcttcgaccggctatcaggttggcgtaggggctccccaggtggcttcgaccggcttccaggttggcgcaggggctccccaggtggcttcgaccggcttccaggttggcgtaggggctccccaggtggcttcgaccggctTCCAGGCTGGCGTAGGGGGTACCAAGGTGGgggcgaccggctatcag gttggcgtaggggctccccaggtgtcttcgactggctatcaggttggcgtaggggctccccaggtggcttcgactggcttccaggttggcgtaggggctccccaggtgggggcgaccggcttccaggttggcgtgggggggaccggctatcaggttggcgtaggggctccccag gtggcttcgaccggcttccaggttggcgtaggggctccccaggtggcttcgaccggctatcaggttggcgtaggggctccccaggtggcttcgaccggcttccaggttggcgtaggggctccccaggtggcttcgaccggctatcaggttggcgtaggggcaaCCAAGTTGGgggcgaccggctatcaggttggcgcaggggctccccaggtggcttcgaccggcttccag gttggcgcaggggctccccaggtggcttcgaccggcttccaggctggcgtaggggctccccaggtggcttcgaccggcttccaggttggcgtaggggctccccaggtggcttcgaccggcttccaggttggcgtaggggctccccaggtggcttcgaccggcttccag gctggcgtaggggctccccaggtgtcttcgaccaacttccaggttggcgtaggggctaccAAGGTGGGGgcgaccggcttccaggttggcgtaggggctccccaggtggcttcgaccggctTCCTGGTTGGCGCAGGGGCTACCAAGGTGGGGGTGACCGGCTATCTGAGCAAGCAAGCTGCTCCTGCTCTGGTTAAATCTGTGACTGGAATGCAAGTGAACCCTGATAGtgtgagggttgtatgtggggaGGATTCGGTTATGGTGGATGTGCTACAGGACCTTCTAGCTATTGGCCAGCTGATCAATGCTTCAGACATCACCCTTGGTGGTTGTGCACCCACTGGGCAGGATGCTTCTGGCACAGTGAGGCTTCAGTCTGTGCTGCAGGCCTGTGGAAGTACACTGATG ATGACTGCTGATGCCCTGGTCTATAGCTTTGCATTGATCTACACCCCCAGGGGTATTAATGGCCTccccattgtgaggaccaatggTGCTGTGGTTGGCATTGAGTGTCACTATTTGAG GAAGCAGAATGTGAGCAGCAATGCCCTGGTGCCAACCTGGATCCCCTACTATGCTACAATGGCGGCTGAGGCACAACTGAGTTTCTCACTGAGGCTGATGGATG ATGCATGGCAGAATGAGAGGGCCTCCAATGTGTACTTCCTGGGAAGTGTCCTGAACATTGAAGCCTCTGTCCTCGTGGGCAACAGTCAGCCCCTGCGTGTCTTTGTGGACAGCTGTGTGGCCACCTTGGTCCCTGATGTGACCTCTGTCCCTAGCTATGCCTTTGTGCAGAACTCTGG GTGCCTGACTGATGCCAAGGTGACAGGATCCCGCTCCCAGTTCCTGCCCAGAAAGCAGGATGACAAGCTGCAGCTTCAGCTGGATGCTTTCAGGTTCTCTCAGGATGGCAGGAGCTCA CTGTACATTACTTGCAGCCTGAGAGCAACAGTGGCTTCTGTGCCTGTGGATTCCCAACACAAGGCTTGTTCCTTCCCTCTTGCCGCCAACAG GTGGATGTCTGTGGATGGGAATGAccaggtgtgtggctgctgtGACACCAGCTGTGGGCTTGCAGGTGTAGCAG GTGCTCAAGGCACAGGTGTTCTGGGCCCCATTGCTATCCAACAGGGTCCTCCCACGGCTAGTCAGCCTGGACAGCTGTATATTCTGAAGGGATAG
- the LOC125710092 gene encoding uncharacterized protein LOC125710092 isoform X43 has product MAVHEGVLVLLLLLGCSCEAQLKSGFLVKTPQVAAVYQNGLGAPQVVAAGYQVGAGAPQVSSTGFQVGVGAPQVASTGYQVGVGAPQVASTGFQVGVGAPQVASTGFQVGVGAPQVASTGYQAGVGATKLGATGYQVGVGATKLGATGYQVGVGATKLGATGYQVGVGAPQVASTGFLVGAGATKVGATGYQVGVGAPQVGPAGFQVGVGAPQVASTGFQVGVGAPQVASTGFLVGAGATKVGATGYQVGVGAPQVASTGYQVGVGAPQVASTGFQVGAGAPQVASTGFQVGVGAPQVASTGFQAGVGGTKVGATGYQVGVGAPQVASTGYQVGVGATKLGATGYQVGVGAPQVASTGFQVGVGATKVGATGFQVGVGAPQVASTGFLVGAGATKVGVTGYLSKQAAPALVKSVTGMQVNPDSVRVVCGEDSVMVDVLQDLLAIGQLINASDITLGGCAPTGQDASGTVRLQSVLQACGSTLMMTADALVYSFALIYTPRGINGLPIVRTNGAVVGIECHYLRKQNVSSNALVPTWIPYYATMAAEAQLSFSLRLMDDAWQNERASNVYFLGSVLNIEASVLVGNSQPLRVFVDSCVATLVPDVTSVPSYAFVQNSGCLTDAKVTGSRSQFLPRKQDDKLQLQLDAFRFSQDGRSSLYITCSLRATVASVPVDSQHKACSFPLAANRWMSVDGNDQVCGCCDTSCGLAGVAGAQGTGVLGPIAIQQGPPTASQPGQLYILKG; this is encoded by the exons ATGGCAGTGCATGAGGGGGTATTAGTGCTGCTTCTTCTTTTAGGTTGCAGCTGTGAAGCTCAACTGAAGTCTGGGTTTCTTGTGAAGACCCCTCAAGTGGCTGCAGTTTATCAAAATGGAttaggtgctccccaggtggtggcagctggctatcaggttggcgcaggggctccccaggtgtcttcgaccggcttccaggttggcgtaggggctccccaggtggcttcgaccggctatcaggttggcgtaggggctccccaggtggcttcgaccggcttccaggttggcgtaggggctccccaggtggcttcgaccggcttccaggttggcgtaggggctccccaggtggcttcgaccggctatcaggCTGGCGTAGGGGCAACCAAGTTGGgggcgaccggctatcaggttggcgtaggggcaaCCAAGTTGGgggcgaccggctatcaggttggcgtaggggcaaCCAAGTTGGgggcgaccggctatcag gttggcgtaggggctccccaggtggcttcgaccggctTCCTGGTTGGCGCAGGGGCTACCAAGGTGGgggcgaccggctatcaggttggtgtaggggctccccaggtggggccggccggcttccaggttggcgtaggggctccccaggtggcttcgaccggcttccaggttggcgtaggggctccccaggtggcttcgaccggctTCCTGGTTGGCGCAGGGGCTACCAAGGTGGgggcgaccggctatcaggttggcgtaggggctccccag gtggcttcgaccggctatcaggttggcgtaggggctccccaggtggcttcgaccggcttccaggttggcgcaggggctccccaggtggcttcgaccggcttccaggttggcgtaggggctccccaggtggcttcgaccggctTCCAGGCTGGCGTAGGGGGTACCAAGGTGGgggcgaccggctatcag gttggcgtaggggctccccaggtggcttcgaccggctatcaggttggcgtaggggcaaCCAAGTTGGgggcgaccggctatcag gttggcgtaggggctccccaggtggcttcgaccggcttccag gttggcgtaggggctaccAAGGTGGGGgcgaccggcttccaggttggcgtaggggctccccaggtggcttcgaccggctTCCTGGTTGGCGCAGGGGCTACCAAGGTGGGGGTGACCGGCTATCTGAGCAAGCAAGCTGCTCCTGCTCTGGTTAAATCTGTGACTGGAATGCAAGTGAACCCTGATAGtgtgagggttgtatgtggggaGGATTCGGTTATGGTGGATGTGCTACAGGACCTTCTAGCTATTGGCCAGCTGATCAATGCTTCAGACATCACCCTTGGTGGTTGTGCACCCACTGGGCAGGATGCTTCTGGCACAGTGAGGCTTCAGTCTGTGCTGCAGGCCTGTGGAAGTACACTGATG ATGACTGCTGATGCCCTGGTCTATAGCTTTGCATTGATCTACACCCCCAGGGGTATTAATGGCCTccccattgtgaggaccaatggTGCTGTGGTTGGCATTGAGTGTCACTATTTGAG GAAGCAGAATGTGAGCAGCAATGCCCTGGTGCCAACCTGGATCCCCTACTATGCTACAATGGCGGCTGAGGCACAACTGAGTTTCTCACTGAGGCTGATGGATG ATGCATGGCAGAATGAGAGGGCCTCCAATGTGTACTTCCTGGGAAGTGTCCTGAACATTGAAGCCTCTGTCCTCGTGGGCAACAGTCAGCCCCTGCGTGTCTTTGTGGACAGCTGTGTGGCCACCTTGGTCCCTGATGTGACCTCTGTCCCTAGCTATGCCTTTGTGCAGAACTCTGG GTGCCTGACTGATGCCAAGGTGACAGGATCCCGCTCCCAGTTCCTGCCCAGAAAGCAGGATGACAAGCTGCAGCTTCAGCTGGATGCTTTCAGGTTCTCTCAGGATGGCAGGAGCTCA CTGTACATTACTTGCAGCCTGAGAGCAACAGTGGCTTCTGTGCCTGTGGATTCCCAACACAAGGCTTGTTCCTTCCCTCTTGCCGCCAACAG GTGGATGTCTGTGGATGGGAATGAccaggtgtgtggctgctgtGACACCAGCTGTGGGCTTGCAGGTGTAGCAG GTGCTCAAGGCACAGGTGTTCTGGGCCCCATTGCTATCCAACAGGGTCCTCCCACGGCTAGTCAGCCTGGACAGCTGTATATTCTGAAGGGATAG